The following proteins are co-located in the uncultured Draconibacterium sp. genome:
- the kdsB gene encoding 3-deoxy-manno-octulosonate cytidylyltransferase — MKFVGIIPARYESTRFPGKPLVMIKNKPMIQWVYENALKALDEVVVATDDDRIFDAVKSFEGKVVKTLATHQSGTDRCAEAAEQISDTTNFDVVINIQGDEPFIQADQIELLKSCFKSDAEIATLVKKINSTEELFNPNRPKVVVDENDNALYFSRSPIPYIRGTEENNWLSKNTFWAHIGMYAFKAEVLQNITKLKQGKLELAESLEQLRWLENGYKIKTAETHSQSIGIDTPEDLQAALKLF; from the coding sequence GTTGGAATAATTCCCGCCCGTTATGAATCGACCCGTTTCCCGGGAAAACCGTTGGTAATGATAAAAAACAAACCAATGATACAGTGGGTATACGAAAATGCATTAAAAGCGCTGGATGAAGTAGTTGTTGCCACCGATGACGACCGGATTTTTGATGCGGTAAAATCATTTGAAGGCAAGGTGGTAAAAACACTTGCAACACACCAAAGCGGTACCGACCGCTGCGCCGAAGCTGCAGAACAAATTTCAGACACTACAAACTTCGATGTGGTAATCAACATTCAAGGCGACGAACCATTTATTCAGGCAGATCAAATTGAACTGTTAAAGTCGTGTTTTAAATCGGATGCAGAAATTGCAACACTGGTAAAAAAAATAAATTCCACCGAAGAGCTTTTTAATCCAAACAGGCCCAAAGTAGTTGTCGACGAAAACGACAACGCACTTTATTTTAGCCGCTCTCCCATTCCTTATATTCGTGGCACTGAAGAAAATAACTGGTTAAGTAAAAATACTTTTTGGGCGCACATTGGCATGTACGCATTTAAAGCCGAAGTGCTTCAGAACATTACAAAATTAAAACAGGGAAAACTTGAACTGGCCGAATCGCTGGAGCAGTTGCGCTGGCTCGAAAACGGATATAAAATTAAAACAGCCGAAACGCATTCACAATCCATTGGGATTGATACGCCGGAGGATTTGCAGGCTGCCTTAAAACTTTTCTAA